In the genome of Gemmatimonadaceae bacterium, one region contains:
- a CDS encoding MotA/TolQ/ExbB proton channel family protein: MILQTGQAIPSTLTELVLHTTPAAKAVLVLLLVLSFVSWAIMFLKWLEYRRITRSGHEFMEEFTRVRTLEDAEKIVHRTGDNSYARIVDRALQFLSQTTPGLSPTAERAGRLSVSQVEALRMVLDAQAGAERDRLGHFIPALAVIGSASPLIGLFGTVLGIIAAFLGLAREGSGNIGAVAPGIAEALIATALALAVAIPAVFGYNIFASRLNRIEGLFEGFSSELIALMVHEGRI; this comes from the coding sequence GTGATCCTTCAAACCGGACAGGCAATTCCATCCACGCTCACGGAGCTCGTGCTGCACACGACGCCGGCGGCGAAGGCCGTACTGGTGCTCCTGCTGGTGCTGTCGTTCGTGAGCTGGGCGATCATGTTCCTCAAGTGGCTCGAGTACCGCCGGATCACGAGAAGCGGGCACGAGTTCATGGAAGAGTTCACGCGCGTGCGGACGCTGGAGGACGCCGAGAAGATCGTGCACCGCACGGGCGACAACTCGTACGCGCGGATCGTGGACCGTGCATTGCAGTTCCTCTCGCAGACGACGCCGGGCTTGTCGCCGACGGCGGAGCGCGCGGGTCGGCTCAGCGTGTCGCAGGTGGAAGCGCTGCGCATGGTGCTCGACGCGCAGGCGGGGGCCGAGCGGGACCGGCTCGGCCACTTCATTCCGGCGCTCGCGGTCATCGGCTCCGCGAGCCCGCTCATCGGGCTGTTCGGAACGGTGCTGGGAATCATCGCGGCCTTCCTCGGTTTGGCGCGGGAAGGCTCGGGAAACATCGGCGCCGTCGCGCCGGGGATCGCCGAGGCGCTGATCGCTACAGCCCTGGCCCTGGCGGTCGCGATTCCCGCCGTGTTCGGCTACAACATCTTCGCGAGTCGGCTCAACCGGATCGAAGGGTTGTTCGAGGGCTTCAGCTCGGAGCTCATCGCGCTGATGGTGCACGAGGGGCGCATCTGA
- a CDS encoding GDP-mannose 4,6-dehydratase has product MARALVTGGAGFIGSHVVDRFVGENHEVHVVDDLSSGRLENVSRQATLHRMDVRSADAAALVEEAGFDVIVHLAAQMDVRKSVADPAFDASVNISGTLNLLEAVRRSGRSPRIVFTSTGGAVYGTFANPPTPETHPKEPESPYAISKLSVEYYLAYYFHLYGLESAVLRFGNVYGPRQDPHGEAGVVSIFCNRLLDGRELTVFGDGLQTRDYIHVADVVEAAWLGATRPLPVDHGLDSRAFNIGTAIGTNVLDLASHLQRAAGTNVPLAFAPKRPGEQQESFIAIDKARQVLGWEPRVGLPDGLAATYEWFAANRLTGAIEKS; this is encoded by the coding sequence ATGGCGCGCGCCCTGGTAACCGGCGGCGCCGGCTTCATCGGCTCGCACGTGGTCGACCGTTTCGTCGGCGAAAACCATGAGGTGCACGTCGTCGACGACCTTTCCTCCGGAAGATTGGAGAACGTCAGTCGGCAGGCGACACTGCACCGCATGGACGTACGTTCTGCCGACGCAGCGGCACTGGTGGAGGAAGCCGGCTTCGACGTGATCGTCCATCTCGCCGCGCAAATGGACGTCCGCAAGAGTGTAGCCGACCCGGCTTTCGATGCCAGCGTGAACATCTCGGGCACGCTGAATCTGCTCGAAGCTGTCAGGCGGAGCGGACGCTCGCCGCGAATCGTTTTTACCTCAACCGGCGGCGCGGTATACGGCACGTTTGCAAATCCGCCAACGCCCGAGACGCACCCGAAAGAACCTGAGTCCCCGTACGCCATTTCGAAGCTGTCGGTGGAATACTACCTCGCCTACTACTTCCATCTCTATGGGCTAGAGTCCGCCGTCCTTCGTTTTGGTAACGTGTATGGTCCCCGACAAGATCCGCATGGGGAAGCGGGAGTGGTGTCGATCTTTTGTAATCGACTGCTTGATGGCCGGGAACTGACGGTTTTCGGTGACGGGCTCCAAACCCGCGATTACATACACGTGGCGGACGTCGTCGAGGCCGCTTGGCTGGGAGCTACCCGGCCGCTTCCGGTCGATCACGGTCTTGATTCACGCGCGTTCAACATCGGCACGGCGATAGGAACCAATGTGCTCGATTTGGCGTCTCATCTTCAACGAGCCGCAGGCACGAACGTTCCGCTCGCGTTTGCGCCGAAGCGTCCCGGAGAACAGCAGGAGTCGTTCATCGCGATCGATAAGGCTCGCCAGGTGCTCGGTTGGGAACCGCGAGTCGGTCTCCCCGACGGGCTTGCCGCCACATACGAGTGGTTCGCCGCCAATCGTCTCACCGGAGCAATAGAGAAATCGTGA
- a CDS encoding LysM peptidoglycan-binding domain-containing protein, translating into MKAQIRYSTLVAIAFLAMLPGALAAQDVPAPADTAREVTHTVKPGDTLWGIAGQYLKDPFKWPDIFRRNLDVVENPHWIYPGEVIRIPTGAVRPDALADAERQGTVVTTIRTIPAQATTTVFGPGGGARMQPRFEIEERARVAGVRPGEIDAAPFVVGEKGPMLAGEIIGSAERPGIAMDVRDRRFQLNDVVYITPPPGTGRPAVGARFTALALGPIVMDSARLAIPTAILRVAESRPGQPIAARVIRQFGTVEIGQPILVYTAETASSRLPVASMDALEGRIVWIHNDPVLPSLQHYVFLDVPRGAARVGDRFTLIDQTRRGAADSTRPPEPAALAQVVRVTPYAATAIIVDQELPTISIGMRARLSARVP; encoded by the coding sequence GTGAAAGCTCAGATTCGCTACTCCACGCTCGTCGCGATCGCTTTTCTCGCCATGCTCCCGGGAGCGTTGGCCGCGCAGGACGTTCCGGCTCCGGCCGATACTGCCCGCGAGGTCACGCACACCGTCAAGCCCGGCGACACCCTCTGGGGCATCGCCGGGCAGTACCTCAAGGACCCGTTCAAGTGGCCCGATATCTTCCGGCGCAACCTGGACGTCGTCGAGAACCCGCACTGGATCTACCCGGGAGAAGTCATCCGCATCCCGACCGGCGCGGTGAGGCCTGATGCGCTCGCCGACGCGGAGCGGCAGGGGACGGTGGTCACCACGATTCGCACGATTCCGGCTCAGGCCACGACCACGGTTTTCGGTCCCGGCGGCGGCGCCCGCATGCAGCCGCGATTCGAGATCGAGGAGCGTGCTCGCGTCGCGGGTGTGCGGCCGGGGGAGATAGATGCGGCGCCCTTCGTCGTCGGTGAGAAGGGGCCGATGCTCGCGGGCGAGATCATCGGAAGCGCGGAGCGCCCGGGCATCGCGATGGACGTGCGCGACCGGCGCTTTCAGCTGAACGACGTAGTGTACATAACGCCCCCGCCCGGCACCGGCCGGCCGGCGGTCGGAGCGCGCTTCACGGCGCTCGCCCTGGGCCCGATCGTGATGGACAGCGCCCGGCTGGCGATCCCGACGGCGATCCTGCGGGTCGCGGAATCGAGGCCGGGCCAGCCGATCGCCGCGCGGGTGATCAGGCAATTCGGCACCGTGGAGATCGGCCAGCCGATCCTCGTGTACACGGCGGAGACTGCCAGCTCCCGCCTGCCGGTGGCGTCGATGGACGCGCTTGAGGGACGCATCGTCTGGATTCACAACGATCCCGTGCTCCCCTCGTTGCAGCATTACGTCTTCCTCGACGTGCCGCGTGGCGCCGCGCGAGTGGGCGATCGATTCACCTTGATCGACCAGACGCGGCGCGGGGCCGCCGACTCCACTCGCCCGCCCGAGCCCGCGGCATTGGCGCAGGTGGTGCGAGTCACCCCGTACGCGGCGACCGCGATCATCGTGGATCAGGAGCTGCCGACGATATCGATCGGGATGCGCGCGCGGCTGTCGGCGAGGGTGCCGTAG
- the ssb gene encoding single-stranded DNA-binding protein, translated as MSRSLNKAMLIGNLGSDPEIRSTTSGTRVASFSLATSRSWTGQNGEKQEKTEWHKCVVWNRKSGGGLVDVVEKYVKKGDRLYVEGEIEYRQWQDKENQTRYTTEINVRDMVMLGGSRGGGGGGGDFESAGGSRRAPSAKAGAAAGAGAAGGDFEDFPAALEDTDDDLPF; from the coding sequence GTGAGCCGCAGTCTGAACAAAGCGATGCTGATCGGCAACCTGGGAAGCGACCCCGAGATTCGCTCCACCACCAGTGGCACCCGCGTGGCGTCTTTCTCGCTAGCGACGAGCCGGAGCTGGACCGGCCAGAACGGCGAGAAGCAGGAGAAGACAGAGTGGCACAAGTGCGTGGTGTGGAACAGGAAGAGCGGGGGCGGGCTCGTCGACGTGGTGGAGAAGTACGTCAAGAAAGGCGACCGGCTGTACGTCGAGGGTGAGATAGAGTACCGGCAGTGGCAGGACAAGGAGAACCAGACGCGCTACACCACCGAGATCAACGTGCGCGACATGGTGATGCTCGGCGGCTCGCGCGGCGGCGGCGGCGGCGGCGGGGACTTCGAGTCGGCGGGTGGATCGCGCCGGGCGCCATCGGCCAAGGCCGGAGCGGCGGCGGGAGCGGGCGCGGCGGGCGGGGATTTCGAGGATTTCCCGGCAGCGCTGGAAGACACTGATGACGACCTGCCGTTCTAG
- the rimI gene encoding ribosomal protein S18-alanine N-acetyltransferase, with translation MTADALVLRHAALADVERVAELELTCFTSDPWPRQSFESFIDRAGVTFIVAEDPGREEGIVGYAVLIRVAEEAELLNLAVAGDSRRSGIGSSLLRSLLEVAARDGVTMVYLEVRESNAAARGLYAAHGFVEVGRRRRYYQRPEEDALILQRVRP, from the coding sequence GTGACCGCGGACGCGCTGGTTCTGCGGCACGCCGCCCTCGCCGACGTCGAGCGGGTGGCGGAGCTGGAGCTGACCTGCTTCACGAGCGATCCCTGGCCGCGGCAATCGTTCGAGTCGTTCATCGATCGCGCCGGCGTCACGTTCATCGTCGCGGAAGATCCGGGGCGGGAGGAGGGAATCGTCGGCTATGCCGTGCTCATCCGGGTGGCGGAGGAGGCGGAGCTGCTCAATCTGGCCGTGGCGGGTGACTCCCGCCGCAGCGGTATCGGGAGCAGCCTGCTGCGAAGTCTCCTGGAGGTGGCCGCCCGGGACGGGGTCACGATGGTGTACCTGGAGGTCCGGGAGTCGAACGCCGCCGCGCGCGGACTGTACGCGGCCCACGGCTTCGTCGAGGTCGGGCGTCGCCGCCGGTACTATCAGCGGCCCGAGGAGGACGCGCTTATTCTTCAGAGGGTCAGGCCCTGA
- the tsaB gene encoding tRNA (adenosine(37)-N6)-threonylcarbamoyltransferase complex dimerization subunit type 1 TsaB: protein MTRPAAGYTLALEASTYAGSVAVIRGSEVVFSSDVAMRGRDQERLMPAVAECVEKLPEGMKAIQRVVCGAGPGSFTSLRIAASIAKGICHARGLPLFAVSSLALVVASAGKEPGRYLVALDAMRGESFAALIDVAENGTIPVAVPMRIVSRTALAEEAARAGAEVLDSAPHVAGVARMLDSIVSSGPVDLAAWEPDYGRAAEAQVKWEAAHGRPLPK, encoded by the coding sequence ATGACCCGACCCGCTGCCGGCTATACGCTCGCGCTGGAGGCGTCCACGTACGCCGGCAGTGTCGCCGTCATCCGCGGCAGCGAAGTCGTTTTTTCCAGCGACGTGGCGATGCGCGGTCGCGACCAGGAGCGGTTGATGCCGGCCGTGGCGGAGTGCGTCGAGAAGCTGCCGGAAGGGATGAAAGCGATTCAGCGCGTCGTGTGCGGCGCGGGACCGGGGAGCTTCACGAGCCTGCGGATAGCGGCATCCATTGCCAAGGGAATCTGCCACGCGCGCGGCCTCCCGTTGTTCGCGGTCTCGTCGCTCGCGCTCGTCGTCGCCTCGGCGGGGAAAGAGCCGGGCAGGTACCTGGTGGCGCTGGACGCGATGCGGGGGGAGAGCTTCGCCGCGCTGATCGACGTCGCGGAAAATGGCACCATCCCCGTGGCCGTGCCGATGCGAATCGTCTCCCGGACGGCGCTCGCCGAAGAAGCCGCGCGGGCCGGGGCCGAGGTGCTCGACTCTGCGCCGCACGTTGCCGGCGTGGCGCGGATGCTCGACTCCATCGTCAGCTCGGGCCCTGTTGACCTCGCCGCGTGGGAGCCCGACTACGGCCGCGCGGCCGAGGCGCAGGTGAAGTGGGAGGCAGCGCACGGACGGCCGCTGCCGAAGTGA
- the tsaE gene encoding tRNA (adenosine(37)-N6)-threonylcarbamoyltransferase complex ATPase subunit type 1 TsaE: MTRFLPPLAPVSGLALDESELRQWGIRFGEAAEAPLVVTLSGELGAGKTTLAQAICAGYEVTDSVTSPTYALVHEYSSPRSTVFHIDLYRLENEAQLTNIGWDEIVNGEALVIVEWPERAGARLPPHVPIALEYDPGDPSRRILLAG; encoded by the coding sequence ATGACCAGGTTCCTGCCTCCGCTCGCGCCCGTGAGCGGCCTCGCGCTGGATGAGAGCGAGCTGCGCCAGTGGGGGATACGGTTCGGCGAGGCGGCGGAAGCCCCGCTCGTCGTGACGCTCAGCGGCGAGCTTGGCGCGGGAAAGACCACCCTCGCTCAGGCCATTTGCGCCGGCTACGAGGTGACGGACTCCGTCACCAGCCCCACGTATGCGCTGGTGCACGAGTATTCGTCGCCGCGCTCGACCGTCTTCCACATCGATCTCTACCGGCTCGAGAACGAGGCGCAGCTGACCAACATCGGCTGGGATGAGATCGTGAACGGCGAGGCCCTGGTGATCGTCGAGTGGCCGGAGCGCGCGGGCGCGCGTCTCCCGCCGCACGTACCCATCGCGCTCGAGTACGACCCCGGCGATCCGTCGCGGCGAATTCTGCTCGCCGGTTGA
- the uvrB gene encoding excinuclease ABC subunit UvrB encodes MPRAEFDLQAPFKPAGDQPKAIAELTRGIERGDRFQTLLGVTGSGKTMTVANVVKNIGLPTLVMSHNKTLAAQLYGELKGFFPNNAVEYFISYYDYYQPEAYVPTTDTYIEKDASINEDIDRLRLRATSSLMERDDVIIVATVSAIYGLGDPVQYREQMVTVEKGQRIARDDILRSLVKIQYSRNDVVFDRGFFRVRGDTVEIFPAYEEQGVRIELFGDEVERISKIDPLTGASITSLNKTAIYPAKHFVTSRPTIERAVAKIRAELAERLAELKSTGKLLEAQRLESRTNFDVEMMLEIGTCAGIENYSRHLADRSAGERPACLFDYFPDEFLVVVDESHVTLPQISGMFNGDRARKLTLVEYGFRLPSALDNRPLMFDEFLALTPRALNVSATPGDIELRLSEGVVVEQIIRPTGLVDPEVDIRPVRGQVDDLLNEIRIRERRGERVLVTTLTKRMAEDLTDYLQQMGVRVRYMHSDIDAIERMEIVRGLRLGDFDVLVGINLLREGLDLPEVSLVAILDADQEGFLRSDRSLIQTIGRAARHVNGRAIFYADRITGSMQRALDETGRRRAVQQAYNLEHGITPLGVIKSVDQVRFSTRVADAREGSAAREEDRAARRVAEAGTGKYGSRDDVARIVKGLEADMKAAAAALDFETAARIRDELFEIRAQVEGSTVRSRGSLAGIKAAG; translated from the coding sequence ATGCCCCGCGCAGAGTTTGACCTTCAGGCCCCATTCAAGCCAGCCGGTGATCAGCCGAAAGCGATCGCCGAGCTGACGCGCGGGATTGAGCGGGGGGACAGGTTCCAGACGCTCCTCGGCGTGACGGGCTCGGGCAAGACCATGACGGTCGCGAATGTGGTGAAGAATATCGGGCTACCGACACTGGTCATGTCGCACAACAAGACGCTGGCGGCGCAGCTGTACGGCGAGCTCAAGGGATTCTTCCCCAACAACGCCGTCGAGTACTTCATCTCGTACTACGACTACTACCAGCCGGAAGCGTACGTGCCCACGACGGACACGTACATCGAGAAGGACGCCTCGATCAACGAGGACATCGACCGGCTCCGGCTGCGCGCCACGTCGAGCCTGATGGAGCGCGACGACGTGATCATCGTCGCCACGGTGTCGGCGATCTACGGCCTCGGCGACCCGGTGCAGTACCGGGAGCAGATGGTCACCGTCGAGAAAGGGCAGCGCATCGCGCGCGACGACATACTGCGCTCGCTGGTGAAGATCCAGTACTCCCGCAACGACGTCGTGTTCGACCGCGGCTTCTTCCGCGTGCGGGGCGACACGGTGGAGATCTTCCCGGCGTACGAGGAGCAGGGCGTCCGCATCGAGCTGTTCGGCGACGAGGTCGAGCGTATCAGCAAGATCGATCCGCTGACCGGCGCGTCCATCACCTCGCTGAACAAGACGGCGATCTACCCCGCCAAGCACTTCGTCACGTCACGCCCCACCATCGAGCGCGCGGTCGCGAAGATCCGCGCCGAGCTGGCCGAGCGGCTCGCGGAGCTGAAGTCCACGGGCAAGCTCCTCGAGGCGCAGCGGCTCGAGTCGCGCACCAACTTCGACGTCGAGATGATGCTCGAGATCGGCACGTGCGCGGGAATCGAGAACTACTCGCGCCATCTCGCCGACCGCTCCGCCGGCGAGCGGCCCGCGTGCCTGTTCGACTACTTCCCGGACGAGTTCCTGGTGGTCGTGGACGAGTCGCACGTGACGCTGCCGCAGATCTCGGGGATGTTCAACGGCGACCGCGCGCGCAAGCTGACCCTGGTCGAATACGGCTTCCGGCTGCCGAGCGCGCTGGACAACAGGCCGTTGATGTTCGACGAGTTTCTCGCGCTCACACCGCGCGCGCTGAACGTGTCGGCCACCCCCGGCGACATCGAGCTGCGCTTGTCCGAGGGCGTCGTCGTCGAGCAGATCATCCGGCCGACGGGCCTGGTGGACCCGGAGGTGGACATCCGGCCCGTGCGCGGGCAGGTGGACGACCTGCTGAACGAGATCCGCATCCGCGAGCGCCGCGGCGAGCGTGTGCTCGTCACGACGCTCACCAAGCGCATGGCGGAGGACCTCACCGACTATCTGCAGCAGATGGGTGTGCGCGTGCGGTACATGCACTCCGACATAGACGCCATCGAGCGGATGGAGATCGTGCGCGGGCTCAGGCTGGGCGACTTCGACGTGCTTGTTGGAATCAATCTCCTCCGCGAGGGATTGGATCTGCCGGAGGTCTCGCTCGTCGCGATTCTCGACGCCGACCAGGAAGGTTTTCTGCGGAGCGACAGGTCGCTGATCCAGACCATTGGGCGCGCGGCGCGGCACGTGAACGGACGCGCGATCTTCTACGCCGACAGGATCACCGGCTCCATGCAGCGCGCGCTGGACGAGACTGGCCGGCGGCGCGCGGTACAGCAGGCGTACAACCTCGAGCACGGCATCACCCCGCTCGGCGTCATCAAGAGCGTGGACCAGGTGCGCTTCAGCACCCGCGTCGCCGACGCGCGGGAAGGGAGCGCCGCGCGCGAGGAGGATCGCGCGGCCAGGCGCGTCGCGGAGGCGGGGACCGGGAAGTACGGCAGCAGGGACGACGTCGCGCGGATCGTAAAGGGACTCGAGGCCGACATGAAGGCCGCCGCCGCGGCGCTCGATTTCGAGACGGCGGCGCGCATCCGCGACGAGCTGTTCGAGATTCGCGCGCAGGTGGAAGGGTCCACGGTGAGATCGCGCGGCTCGCTGGCAGGAATCAAGGCGGCGGGATGA
- a CDS encoding bifunctional (p)ppGpp synthetase/guanosine-3',5'-bis(diphosphate) 3'-pyrophosphohydrolase yields MTATAVGSVAQAPGEIPGWVTSEQRLPERLDRELLVRAYRFSERAHKGQKRLSGEAFVSHCVEVAKILAELQLDTTTVASGLIHDVVEDTAVTIEEVELEFGKEIADIVDGLTKIGHLPLHSTQERQVENYRKLLLSIAKDARVIIIKFADRLHNMRTLDYLAPDKRRRIALETRDLYAPLAHRFGMAQVRWELEDLAFKYIETDEYKGLAKLVAQKRGEREQMIMQMRVPLEEGLRDAGIQDVEVTGRAKHLWSIYKKMAKLDKDYDEIYDLLAIRVLVNTVQDCYHALGVIHEGWTPVHTRIKDYIAQPKSNGYQSLHTTVFGPGRQLYEIQIRTRDMHRTAEYGIAAHWRFKEDAKSSDDLDRALQWFRQVLELQLDAKTPDEFLEFLRLDLYQDEIFVFTPTGDVIQLPKGATPIDFAFAVHTEVGLHTAGAKINGRIAPLSRELHNSETVEILTSPSVRPSRDWLAHVRTGRARHKIRQRLRIEEHATSARMGAEILERELKRRRLAKPDDARMEETAVELGLNDAEHLVASIGHGDHNVNQVIRALYPEEAEPAEPTKQRAIDWFVDKVRGAPKGVRIQGVEGMMVRYAQCCQPVPGDKVVGYVTRGRGVSIHRGDCPNLLTLTADSERRLEIDWQGVEGERFSVRLTIEGNDRRGLYADVAAAVSATGTDIRSFDMHTEDGRVTGAIMVDVENLAQLQKILKAARRVKGITEIARRERVSSAEPAE; encoded by the coding sequence GTGACGGCGACCGCGGTAGGCAGTGTGGCGCAGGCCCCGGGCGAGATCCCCGGATGGGTGACTTCCGAGCAGCGGCTTCCCGAGCGGCTCGACCGGGAGCTGCTCGTGCGCGCCTACCGGTTCAGCGAGCGCGCGCACAAGGGGCAGAAGCGGCTCTCCGGCGAGGCCTTCGTGTCGCACTGCGTCGAGGTCGCGAAGATCCTGGCGGAGCTGCAGCTCGACACCACCACGGTTGCTTCGGGGCTCATCCACGACGTCGTCGAGGACACGGCGGTCACGATCGAGGAAGTAGAGCTCGAGTTCGGCAAGGAGATCGCCGACATCGTGGACGGCCTCACGAAGATCGGGCACCTCCCGCTCCATTCCACCCAGGAGCGGCAGGTCGAGAACTACCGCAAGCTGCTGCTCTCGATCGCCAAGGACGCGCGCGTCATCATCATCAAGTTCGCGGACCGGCTGCACAACATGCGCACGCTCGATTACCTGGCACCGGACAAGCGCCGCCGGATCGCGCTGGAGACACGCGATCTGTACGCGCCGCTCGCGCACCGGTTCGGAATGGCGCAGGTCCGCTGGGAGCTCGAGGATCTCGCGTTCAAGTACATCGAGACCGACGAGTACAAGGGGCTCGCGAAGCTGGTGGCGCAGAAGCGCGGCGAGCGCGAGCAGATGATCATGCAGATGCGCGTGCCGCTGGAAGAGGGCCTCCGCGACGCCGGCATCCAGGACGTGGAGGTCACGGGCCGGGCGAAGCACCTCTGGTCCATCTACAAGAAGATGGCCAAGCTGGACAAGGACTACGACGAGATCTACGACCTGCTCGCGATCCGCGTCCTCGTCAACACCGTGCAGGACTGCTATCACGCCCTTGGCGTGATCCACGAAGGCTGGACGCCGGTGCACACACGCATCAAGGACTACATCGCCCAGCCCAAGTCCAACGGCTACCAGTCGCTCCACACCACGGTCTTTGGCCCGGGGCGGCAGCTGTACGAGATCCAGATCCGGACCCGCGACATGCACCGCACCGCGGAATACGGAATCGCGGCGCACTGGCGCTTCAAGGAAGACGCGAAGAGCTCGGACGATCTCGACCGCGCGCTGCAATGGTTCCGGCAGGTGCTCGAGCTGCAGCTCGACGCCAAGACGCCGGACGAGTTTCTCGAGTTTCTCCGGCTCGACCTGTACCAGGACGAGATCTTCGTCTTCACGCCCACGGGCGACGTGATCCAGCTGCCGAAGGGCGCGACTCCGATCGACTTCGCGTTCGCGGTGCACACCGAGGTCGGCCTGCACACGGCCGGGGCCAAGATCAACGGCCGCATTGCGCCGTTGTCACGCGAGCTGCACAACTCGGAGACTGTGGAGATTCTCACGTCGCCCTCGGTGCGGCCGAGCCGCGACTGGCTGGCGCACGTGCGCACGGGTCGCGCGCGGCACAAGATCCGCCAGCGGCTTCGCATCGAGGAGCACGCTACCTCCGCCAGGATGGGAGCCGAGATCCTCGAGCGGGAGCTCAAGCGCCGCCGCCTGGCGAAGCCGGACGACGCGCGCATGGAGGAAACTGCCGTCGAGCTCGGACTCAACGACGCCGAGCATCTGGTGGCGTCGATAGGGCACGGCGATCACAACGTCAACCAGGTGATTCGCGCGCTCTACCCCGAGGAAGCCGAGCCGGCCGAGCCGACGAAGCAGCGCGCGATCGACTGGTTCGTGGACAAGGTTCGCGGCGCGCCGAAGGGCGTCCGCATCCAGGGCGTCGAGGGGATGATGGTGCGCTACGCCCAGTGCTGCCAGCCGGTGCCCGGCGACAAGGTCGTGGGCTACGTCACTCGCGGCCGCGGCGTGAGCATCCACCGGGGCGATTGCCCGAACCTGCTGACCCTCACCGCCGACTCCGAGCGACGGCTGGAGATAGACTGGCAGGGCGTGGAGGGCGAGCGCTTCAGCGTGCGTCTGACCATCGAGGGCAACGACCGCCGGGGCCTGTACGCCGACGTCGCCGCCGCTGTCAGCGCGACGGGCACCGACATCCGCAGCTTCGACATGCACACCGAAGACGGCCGCGTCACCGGCGCGATCATGGTCGACGTGGAGAACCTCGCCCAGCTCCAGAAGATCCTCAAGGCCGCGCGCCGCGTGAAAGGCATCACCGAGATCGCCCGCCGCGAGCGGGTCTCTTCCGCCGAGCCCGCCGAGTAA
- the radC gene encoding DNA repair protein RadC, with amino-acid sequence MNNPTAHASSAPRPAARSGLPPARKRLSLRELPTTDRPRERLREHGAQALSSAELLAILLGSGSGGRSALELGHDVLAAGDGSLRRLASQPVAKLISLAGMGPARAVAVHAALELGRRLSAEERREGVPIRSPRDIFRTYAPRLEDLPVEEFHVAILDIHHRLERDITVTRGILDSSLVHPREVFRQAVAENAAAVILVHNHPSGDPTPSPDDRTATEQLVQAGRMLGIPVHDHVIIGRGRFMSFAEAGLL; translated from the coding sequence ATGAACAACCCCACAGCGCACGCTTCCTCCGCGCCGCGACCAGCCGCGCGGTCCGGTTTGCCCCCCGCGCGCAAGCGGCTTTCCTTGCGCGAGCTTCCCACCACGGACCGGCCGCGGGAAAGACTGCGGGAGCACGGGGCGCAGGCGCTCAGCTCGGCGGAGCTGCTCGCGATCCTGCTCGGCTCGGGGAGCGGTGGAAGGAGCGCGCTGGAGCTGGGACACGACGTGCTCGCCGCGGGCGATGGATCGCTGCGGCGGCTCGCGTCCCAACCGGTCGCGAAGCTCATCTCGCTGGCCGGAATGGGGCCGGCGCGGGCCGTTGCCGTGCACGCCGCGCTGGAGCTGGGGCGCCGGTTGAGCGCCGAGGAGAGGCGGGAAGGGGTGCCTATCCGCTCTCCGCGCGACATATTCAGAACGTACGCGCCCCGGCTGGAGGACCTGCCGGTCGAAGAGTTCCACGTCGCCATCCTGGACATCCACCACCGGCTCGAGCGGGATATCACGGTGACCCGGGGAATTCTCGATTCGTCGCTCGTCCACCCCAGAGAGGTGTTCCGCCAGGCCGTGGCGGAGAATGCGGCGGCCGTCATTCTCGTGCACAATCATCCGAGCGGCGATCCCACTCCGTCGCCGGACGATCGCACGGCGACGGAGCAGCTCGTGCAGGCCGGCCGGATGCTCGGCATACCCGTCCACGACCACGTCATCATCGGTCGCGGCCGGTTCATGAGCTTTGCGGAGGCAGGATTGCTGTGA